The DNA sequence CTCTTTTTGGCCTATTCTTATAAAATATTTAACTGAAGGAAAATCTTTATATTTTTCACATGGATTTGGATTAACTTTTTGTCATCAAACAAAAATTTCTCCATCTAAAAAAATAGATATTTTTTTAGTAGCACCTAAAGGATCAGGAACCAGTTTAAGAAAACTTTTTAAAAAAGGAAAAGGAATTAACTCTAGCTATGCTATTTATCAGGATTATAGTGGAAATAGTTTAGAAAAAACTTTATCAATTGGAATTGGAATAGGATCGGGATATTTATTTGAAACAAATTTTAAAAATGAAGTGTATTCTGACTTAGTCGGAGAAAGAGGAACTTTGATGGGAGCTATACAAGGAATTTTTTCAGCACAATATCAAATATTAAGAGAAAAAGGACATTCTCCTTCAGAATCTTTCAATGAAACTGTAGAAGAATTAACTCAAAGTTTGATGCCTTTAGTATCGGAAAACGGAATGGACTGGATGTATGCTAATTGTTCTACTACGGCACAAAGAGGTGCTTTAGATTGGTGGAAAAAATTTAGAGATGCTACTCTTCCAGTATTTCAAGAATTATATCATGAAGTTTCTTCTGGAAATGAAGCAAAAAGAATTATTAAATCCAATAGTGACATAGATTATAGAAAAAAATTACAAAAAGAATTACAGGATCTTAGAAAAAGTGAATTATGGAAAGTAGGATCTAAAATTCGAAATCTTAGACCTGAAAAAAAAAGACAAAATTAACTTATAATATTTATTCAATAATTTATTTTAAAAGATTGAAAAATGAATTTAAAGGATACTTTCCTTCTTCTAAAGAAATAATTAAAGCTAAAAATATATTAAAAAATATTATTTATGAAACTCCATTACAAAAAAATTTCATTTTATCAGAAAAGTATAAAGCAAGTGTTTTTCTTAAAAGAGAAGATTTACAAATTATACGTTCATATAAAATTAGAGGAGCTTATAATAAATTAAAAAGTTTATCTCATTTAGAAAATCTAAAAAAAGGAATCATTTGTGCTAGTGCAGGAAATCATGCACAAGGAGTTGCTTATTCTTGCAATATCCTAAAAATACCGGGTAAAATCTATATGCCGAATACTACACCCAAACAAAAAATAGAAAGAGTAAAAATGTTTGGAAAAGAATATACAGAAATTTTATTGATCGGAGATACTTTTGATGCAGCTAGTTATGAAGCAATAAAAGATTGTAAAAAAAATGAAAAAATTTTTATTCATCCTTTTGATGATATTAAAATTATAGAAGGGCAAGCCACTGTTGGCTTAGAAATTTTACAACAATCTATTTCAGAGATAGATTACATTTTTATTCCTATTGGAGGAGGAGGGTTAGCTTCTGGTGTAGGAAGTTATTTTCAAGAAATTAGCCCTAAAACTAAAATTATAGGAGTAGAACCTAAAGGAGCTTCATCCATGAGTTTTTCTTTAAAAAAAGGAAAAATTGTTGAATTAAAAACAATAGACAGATTTATTGATGG is a window from the Blattabacterium cuenoti STAT genome containing:
- the ilvC gene encoding ketol-acid reductoisomerase — encoded protein: MKIKFGSIEETIITRDEFPLSKAIEILKKETISVLGYGIQGPGQSLNLRDNGFKVIVGQRKHSLSWEKALKDGWIEGKNLFSLEEASEKGSILMYLLSDAGQISFWPILIKYLTEGKSLYFSHGFGLTFCHQTKISPSKKIDIFLVAPKGSGTSLRKLFKKGKGINSSYAIYQDYSGNSLEKTLSIGIGIGSGYLFETNFKNEVYSDLVGERGTLMGAIQGIFSAQYQILREKGHSPSESFNETVEELTQSLMPLVSENGMDWMYANCSTTAQRGALDWWKKFRDATLPVFQELYHEVSSGNEAKRIIKSNSDIDYRKKLQKELQDLRKSELWKVGSKIRNLRPEKKRQN
- the ilvA gene encoding threonine ammonia-lyase, with amino-acid sequence MKNEFKGYFPSSKEIIKAKNILKNIIYETPLQKNFILSEKYKASVFLKREDLQIIRSYKIRGAYNKLKSLSHLENLKKGIICASAGNHAQGVAYSCNILKIPGKIYMPNTTPKQKIERVKMFGKEYTEILLIGDTFDAASYEAIKDCKKNEKIFIHPFDDIKIIEGQATVGLEILQQSISEIDYIFIPIGGGGLASGVGSYFQEISPKTKIIGVEPKGASSMSFSLKKGKIVELKTIDRFIDGASVKKVGKLNFNICHQILFDIITIPEGKVCTTILDLYNSDAIVAEPAGALSISALDFYSDKIKGKTIVCILSGGNNDITRTEEIRERSLLYEKKKHYFIVKFPQRAGSLKEFVNNILGPKDDVTYFEYSKKTSKEEGPAIIGIELADKNEFSGLLGRMKKYKVHFQYLNKNPDLFRILI